From a region of the Primulina eburnea isolate SZY01 chromosome 7, ASM2296580v1, whole genome shotgun sequence genome:
- the LOC140836969 gene encoding indole-3-acetic acid-amido synthetase GH3.6-like, which yields MEFIEKVTENADEIQTRVLAEILSRNSNVEYLKRHGLDGHTDTDAFKKVVPVVSYEDIQPDIKRIANGDSSPILCCEPISEFLTSSGTSGGERKLVPMTGEELRRRESFNNLSTPVLTQCFPGIDRGKAMYFLFVASESKTPSGLLARQAITSSLRNSDLKDGPHNPFTSPRDSFLCEDYFQSVYSQMLCGLCQNKQVLRAGAIFAAGFIRAIRFLEEHWSLLCNDIRTGSVNSLITDPLVREAVMRILRPDPELADFIESECRKDSWQGIIPRLWPNSKYIGVIVTGTMSQYVPTIDYYGNGLPLVSTLYGSSECYFGINLNPLSKPSDVSYTFIPTMAYFEFLPVNGEVTDSTSLPKSLDGEEQQELVDLVNVKLGHEYEVVVTTYAGLYRYRVGDVLRVAGFKNNAPQFNFVCRKNVLLSIDSDKTDEAELQNAVKKAASHLIPFNICVADYTSYADTTQVPGHYVLYWELSQNELSNPVPPTVFQDCCFTIEESFASTYRQHRNSKTISPLEIRIVEAGTFDKIMDYAISLGASNNQYKTPRCVKSEPIIELLNTRVMSCYFSPKCPQWTPRWNYKN from the exons ATGGAGTTCATCGAGAAGGTGACCGAAAACGCTGATGAGATTCAAACAAGAGTTCTTGCTGAAATTCTGTCGAGAAATTCTAACGTAGAGTACTTGAAGAGACATGGGCTCGACGGCCATACTGATACAGATGCTTTCAAGAAAGTTGTACCCGTTGTCTCCTACGAGGACATTCAGCCTGATATCAAACGCATCGCCAATGGCGACTCCTCTCCCATTCTTTGCTGCGAACCCATCTCTGAGTTCTTGACAAG TTCCGGGACATCTGGCGGTGAGAGAAAATTGGTGCCTATGACTGGGGAAGAGCTGCGGAGGAGGGAATCATTTAACAACCTTTCGACGCCTGTGTTGACCCAATGCTTTCCCGGCATAGACAGAGGCAAAGCGATGTATTTCTTGTTTGTAGCATCGGAATCTAAGACCCCAAGTGGGCTGCTGGCTCGCCAAGCCATAACGAGTTCATTACGAAACTCTGATCTCAAGGACGGGCCGCACAATCCCTTTACCAGCCCAAGGGACTCTTTTCTCTGCGAAGACTACTTCCAGAGCGTGTATTCCCAAATGCTTTGTGGTCTGTGCCAGAACAAACAAGTCCTGCGGGCCGGGGCAATTTTTGCCGCTGGTTTCATTCGTGCTATCCGGTTTTTGGAAGAACACTGGTCCCTTCTTTGTAATGATATCAGAACCGGAAGTGTTAATTCATTGATCACCGATCCGTTAGTGAGGGAGGCAGTGATGAGGATCCTCAGACCCGATCCGGAGCTCGCAGATTTCATCGAATCGGAGTGTAGGAAGGATTCTTGGCAGGGGATCATCCCTAGACTGTGGCCAAATTCCAAGTATATAGGCGTTATTGTGACCGGCACCATGTCACAATATGTACCTACTATTGATTACTATGGCAATGGTTTACCCCTAGTCTCCACTTTGTATGGTTCTTCGGAATGTTATTTCGGCATCAACCTTAACCCTCTTAGCAAGCCTAGTGACGTATCCTACACCTTCATCCCCACCATGGCTTATTTCGAGTTCTTGCCCGTAAATGGAGAAGTCACTGATTCCACTTCCTTGCCGAAATCTCTTGATGGAGAGGAACAACAAGAATTGGTTGATTTAGTTAATGTTAAACTTGGACATGAGTATGAGGTGGTGGTTACCACTTATGCTG GGCTGTACAGGTACCGGGTTGGAGATGTGCTTCGTGTGGCTGGATTCAAGAACAATGCCCCTCAATTTAACTTCGTGTGCCGAAAAAACGTTCTATTGAGCATTGATTCTGATAAGACCGATGAGGCTGAACTCCAAAATGCAGTGAAAAAAGCAGCAAGTCATTTGATCCCGTTCAACATATGTGTCGCAGACTACACAAGCTATGCTGACACCACTCAAGTTCCAGGCCACTATGTGCTGTACTGGGAGCTCAGCCAAAATGAACTATCTAACCCGGTTCCTCCAACAGTTTTTCAAGATTGTTGCTTCACCATTGAAGAGTCCTTCGCCAGCACGTATCGACAGCACCGCAATTCCAAGACAATTAGTCCTCTTGAGATCAGAATCGTGGAAGCTGGAACCTTCGACAAGATCATGGACTATGCCATCAGCCTCGGTGCTTCAAATAATCAGTACAAAACACCTCGGTGTGTGAAATCGGAGCCGATCATTGAGCTGTTGAACACCAGGGTTATGTCCTGCTATTTCAGTCCAAAGTGCCCTCAATGGACCCCTCGATGGAACTACAAGAATTGA
- the LOC140836970 gene encoding 3',5'-bisphosphate nucleotidase AHL-like isoform X1, protein MENEKYSRELNVGVRVVHMACALCTKLQEQLLISTNFDQVRSKDDDSLVTVADWSVQATVSLMLSINLGDQNISIVAEEDSQTLSKPESSALLAMVVDAVNECLSEAPRFGLQGPNKPLEASLILDAISQCNSNGGPLGRHWVLDPVDGTLGFVSGDQYAVALAMIDDREVVLGVLGCPNYPVKDDGLNMHSLQNDARSETSSRDVGCVMYAQKHTRKAWMQPLIHRDKWLEWPNSAKLIRVSSIDDPAEATFCEPVESNNSNHSFAAGVANTIGLRKKPFRVHSMVKYGAIARGEAEIYMKFARSGYKEKIWDHAAGVLLVQEAGGVVTDGAGRPLDFSRGIYLESLDRGLIACCGSRLHQKIISAVYASWESSQL, encoded by the exons ATGGAGAATGAGAAATATTCGAGAGAGTTGAATGTTGGCGTTAGGGTGGTACACATGGCATGCGCACTGTGTACAAAGTTGCAAGAACAATTATTGATTTCCACAAATTTTGATCAGGTTAGGTCCAAGGATGATGATTCCCTCGTTACTGTCGCGG ACTGGAGTGTTCAAGCCACGGTGAGCTTGATGCTCTCAATAAATTTGGGTGACCAAAATATCTCCATTGTTGCTGAAGAAGATTCCCAAACTCTTTCAAAACCCGAATCATCAGCTCTATTAGCCATGGTTGTTGATGCTGTAAATGAATGCTTGTCTGAAGCTCCTAGATTTGGTCTCCAAGGACCTAATAAACCACTAGAGGCTTCACTAATTCTTGATGCAATCAGCCAATGTAACTCAAATGGGGGCCCATTAGGCCGGCATTGGGTCCTTGATCCTGTCGATGGTACTTTAGGATTTGTAAGTGGAGATCAATATGCTGTTGCTCTTGCTATGATTGATGACAGAGAAGTTGTACTTGGTGTACTCGGATGTCCGAATTACCCAGTGAAAGATGATGGCCTAAACATGCATAGCCTACAAAATGATGCTAGATCAGAAACATCATCAAGGGATGTAGGATGTGTGATGTACGCGCAGAAACACACTCGTAAAGCTTGGATGCAGCCTTTGATTCATCGTGATAAGTGGCTTGAGTGGCCGAATTCTGCAAAACTTATTCGGGTTTCTTCCATCGATGATCCTGCAGAAGCAACATTCTGTGAGCCTGTGGAAAGCAATAACTCTAACCATTCATTTGCAGCTGGAGTTGCCAACACCATCGGACTAAG AAAGAAACCCTTCCGTGTTCACAGCATGGTTAAGTACGGCGCCATAGCTCGAGGAGAAGCAGAGATTTACATGAAATTTGCAAGGTCTGGATACAAAGAGAAGATATGGGATCATGCAGCAGGTGTACTCCTGGTGCAAGAGGCAGGTGGAGTGGTCACGGATGGGGCAGGACGGCCACTGGATTTTTCGAGAGGAATATACTTAGAAAGCCTGGATAGAGGCTTAATTGCTTGTTGCGGATCTAGGTTGCATCAAAAAATAATTTCAGCTGTTTATGCTAGTTGGGAATCGTCACAACTGTAA
- the LOC140836970 gene encoding 3',5'-bisphosphate nucleotidase AHL-like isoform X2 has translation MLSINLGDQNISIVAEEDSQTLSKPESSALLAMVVDAVNECLSEAPRFGLQGPNKPLEASLILDAISQCNSNGGPLGRHWVLDPVDGTLGFVSGDQYAVALAMIDDREVVLGVLGCPNYPVKDDGLNMHSLQNDARSETSSRDVGCVMYAQKHTRKAWMQPLIHRDKWLEWPNSAKLIRVSSIDDPAEATFCEPVESNNSNHSFAAGVANTIGLRKKPFRVHSMVKYGAIARGEAEIYMKFARSGYKEKIWDHAAGVLLVQEAGGVVTDGAGRPLDFSRGIYLESLDRGLIACCGSRLHQKIISAVYASWESSQL, from the exons ATGCTCTCAATAAATTTGGGTGACCAAAATATCTCCATTGTTGCTGAAGAAGATTCCCAAACTCTTTCAAAACCCGAATCATCAGCTCTATTAGCCATGGTTGTTGATGCTGTAAATGAATGCTTGTCTGAAGCTCCTAGATTTGGTCTCCAAGGACCTAATAAACCACTAGAGGCTTCACTAATTCTTGATGCAATCAGCCAATGTAACTCAAATGGGGGCCCATTAGGCCGGCATTGGGTCCTTGATCCTGTCGATGGTACTTTAGGATTTGTAAGTGGAGATCAATATGCTGTTGCTCTTGCTATGATTGATGACAGAGAAGTTGTACTTGGTGTACTCGGATGTCCGAATTACCCAGTGAAAGATGATGGCCTAAACATGCATAGCCTACAAAATGATGCTAGATCAGAAACATCATCAAGGGATGTAGGATGTGTGATGTACGCGCAGAAACACACTCGTAAAGCTTGGATGCAGCCTTTGATTCATCGTGATAAGTGGCTTGAGTGGCCGAATTCTGCAAAACTTATTCGGGTTTCTTCCATCGATGATCCTGCAGAAGCAACATTCTGTGAGCCTGTGGAAAGCAATAACTCTAACCATTCATTTGCAGCTGGAGTTGCCAACACCATCGGACTAAG AAAGAAACCCTTCCGTGTTCACAGCATGGTTAAGTACGGCGCCATAGCTCGAGGAGAAGCAGAGATTTACATGAAATTTGCAAGGTCTGGATACAAAGAGAAGATATGGGATCATGCAGCAGGTGTACTCCTGGTGCAAGAGGCAGGTGGAGTGGTCACGGATGGGGCAGGACGGCCACTGGATTTTTCGAGAGGAATATACTTAGAAAGCCTGGATAGAGGCTTAATTGCTTGTTGCGGATCTAGGTTGCATCAAAAAATAATTTCAGCTGTTTATGCTAGTTGGGAATCGTCACAACTGTAA
- the LOC140836972 gene encoding peptidyl-prolyl cis-trans isomerase CYP37, chloroplastic isoform X2, giving the protein MAFLLCASCACLSPTKHSLLAPSAAKPISRSTVSSILCFNRGPYLERFLSPTFSRIWSQKDNDTNELMNECNHRPYLGTWMDLGRKQFEITLAAVIFFLQLTSPVSGTVHEFWSIPSAEAVLYSPETKIPRTGELALRRAIPANTNMKAIQYSLEDISYLLRIPQRKPFGTMEGNVKKALKIATDEKESILSSIPVELREEGSVLYASLTDGKGGLKNLLESIKDKDADKVSVGLASSLDIVAQLELLQAPGLSFLLPEPYLNYPRLTGRAVAEFAIEKGDGSTFSPEAGGQSRNTITIQVVLDGYSAPLTAGNFAKLVADGAYNGVKLLSINQAIISDSAMGKAVGYSVPLEIMPSGQFEPLYKTTLNDGELPVLPLSVYGAVAMAHNEVSEEYSSPNQFFFYLYDKRNSGLGGISFEEGQFSVCGYTTVGRENLSQIKSGDVIRSAKLVEGQDRLILPKENSN; this is encoded by the exons ATGGCCTTCCTTTTGTGTGCTTCCTGTGCCTGTCTCTCTCCCACCAAGCATTCACTACTCGCCCCATCTGCTGCAAAGCCGATTTCTCGTTCAACTGTAAGCTCCATACTTTGCTTCAACAGAGGACCTTATCTGGAAAGATTTCTCTCTCCTACATTCAGTCGCATTTGGTCCCAAAAGGATAATGACACAAAT GAGTTGATGAATGAGTGCAATCATCGGCCTTATTTAGGAACATGGATGGACCTAGGAAGGAAGCAGTTTGAGATCACCCTGGCAGCCGTCATTTTCTTTCTCCAGCTAACATCTCCAGTATCTGGGACAGTTCACGAGTTTTGGTCCATTCCTTCTGCTGAAGCAGTGCTTTATTCCCCAGAAACAAAAATTCCTCGGACAGGGGAACTGGCTTTGAGAAGAGCAATTCCAGCTAATACCAATATGAAAGCTATACAG TATTCTCTGGAGGACATTTCTTACTTGCTTAGGATCCCACAGAGGAAACCCTTTGGAACCATGGAGGGAAATGTCAAGAAAGCTCTGAAG ATTGCCACAGATGAAAAAGAGTCCATTCTGTCGAGCATACCAGTTGAATTGAGGGAGGAAGGTTCAGTTCTATATGCATCTCTGACAGATGGGAAG GGTGGACTGAAAAACCTGCTTGAAAGCATCAAGGATAAAGATGCTGATAAAGTGTCAGTTGGCCTTGCATCTTCACTTGATATTGTTGCGCAATTGGAGTTGCTACAG GCTCCAGGATTGTCATTTTTGTTACCTGAACCATACTTAAACTACCCCAG GCTTACAGGGAGAGCGGTTGCTGAATTTGCAATTGAAAAGGGAGATGGTTCAACGTTTTCCCCAGAAGCTGGTGGTCAATCTCGAAAtacaattacaatccag GTCGTCTTGGACGGGTATTCTGCACCACTTACAGCAGGGAACTTTGCAAAACTG GTGGCTGATGGGGCTTATAATGGGGTGAAACTTTTGTCCATCAACCAAGCAATTATCTCAGACAGCGCAATGGGAAAGGCAGTCGGCTACAGTGTTCCCCTGGAGATAATGCCATCTGGGCAGTTTGAGCCACTGTACAAGACAACCCTAAAC GATGGTGAGCTGCCTGTGCTTCCACTATCTGTTTATGGTGCAGTGGCCATGGCTCATAATGAGGTGTCCGAGGAGTATTCTTCACCAAACcagtttttcttttatctttatGACAAGAGAAAT tCTGGCTTAGGAGGGATATCCTTTGAAGAGGGTCAGTTTTCTGTCTGTGG ATATACTACGGTGGGACGAGAAAATTTAAGTCAGATTAAAAGTGGGGACGTCATTCGATCTGCAAAGCTAGTGGAAGGCCAAGATCGCCTCATACTACCCAAGGAAAATTCGAACTGA
- the LOC140836972 gene encoding peptidyl-prolyl cis-trans isomerase CYP37, chloroplastic isoform X1 — protein sequence MAFLLCASCACLSPTKHSLLAPSAAKPISRSTVSSILCFNRGPYLERFLSPTFSRIWSQKDNDTNELMNECNHRPYLGTWMDLGRKQFEITLAAVIFFLQLTSPVSGTVHEFWSIPSAEAVLYSPETKIPRTGELALRRAIPANTNMKAIQYSLEDISYLLRIPQRKPFGTMEGNVKKALKIATDEKESILSSIPVELREEGSVLYASLTDGKGGLKNLLESIKDKDADKVSVGLASSLDIVAQLELLQAPGLSFLLPEPYLNYPRLTGRAVAEFAIEKGDGSTFSPEAGGQSRNTITIQVVLDGYSAPLTAGNFAKLVADGAYNGVKLLSINQAIISDSAMGKAVGYSVPLEIMPSGQFEPLYKTTLNVQDGELPVLPLSVYGAVAMAHNEVSEEYSSPNQFFFYLYDKRNSGLGGISFEEGQFSVCGYTTVGRENLSQIKSGDVIRSAKLVEGQDRLILPKENSN from the exons ATGGCCTTCCTTTTGTGTGCTTCCTGTGCCTGTCTCTCTCCCACCAAGCATTCACTACTCGCCCCATCTGCTGCAAAGCCGATTTCTCGTTCAACTGTAAGCTCCATACTTTGCTTCAACAGAGGACCTTATCTGGAAAGATTTCTCTCTCCTACATTCAGTCGCATTTGGTCCCAAAAGGATAATGACACAAAT GAGTTGATGAATGAGTGCAATCATCGGCCTTATTTAGGAACATGGATGGACCTAGGAAGGAAGCAGTTTGAGATCACCCTGGCAGCCGTCATTTTCTTTCTCCAGCTAACATCTCCAGTATCTGGGACAGTTCACGAGTTTTGGTCCATTCCTTCTGCTGAAGCAGTGCTTTATTCCCCAGAAACAAAAATTCCTCGGACAGGGGAACTGGCTTTGAGAAGAGCAATTCCAGCTAATACCAATATGAAAGCTATACAG TATTCTCTGGAGGACATTTCTTACTTGCTTAGGATCCCACAGAGGAAACCCTTTGGAACCATGGAGGGAAATGTCAAGAAAGCTCTGAAG ATTGCCACAGATGAAAAAGAGTCCATTCTGTCGAGCATACCAGTTGAATTGAGGGAGGAAGGTTCAGTTCTATATGCATCTCTGACAGATGGGAAG GGTGGACTGAAAAACCTGCTTGAAAGCATCAAGGATAAAGATGCTGATAAAGTGTCAGTTGGCCTTGCATCTTCACTTGATATTGTTGCGCAATTGGAGTTGCTACAG GCTCCAGGATTGTCATTTTTGTTACCTGAACCATACTTAAACTACCCCAG GCTTACAGGGAGAGCGGTTGCTGAATTTGCAATTGAAAAGGGAGATGGTTCAACGTTTTCCCCAGAAGCTGGTGGTCAATCTCGAAAtacaattacaatccag GTCGTCTTGGACGGGTATTCTGCACCACTTACAGCAGGGAACTTTGCAAAACTG GTGGCTGATGGGGCTTATAATGGGGTGAAACTTTTGTCCATCAACCAAGCAATTATCTCAGACAGCGCAATGGGAAAGGCAGTCGGCTACAGTGTTCCCCTGGAGATAATGCCATCTGGGCAGTTTGAGCCACTGTACAAGACAACCCTAAACGTACAG GATGGTGAGCTGCCTGTGCTTCCACTATCTGTTTATGGTGCAGTGGCCATGGCTCATAATGAGGTGTCCGAGGAGTATTCTTCACCAAACcagtttttcttttatctttatGACAAGAGAAAT tCTGGCTTAGGAGGGATATCCTTTGAAGAGGGTCAGTTTTCTGTCTGTGG ATATACTACGGTGGGACGAGAAAATTTAAGTCAGATTAAAAGTGGGGACGTCATTCGATCTGCAAAGCTAGTGGAAGGCCAAGATCGCCTCATACTACCCAAGGAAAATTCGAACTGA
- the LOC140836972 gene encoding peptidyl-prolyl cis-trans isomerase CYP37, chloroplastic isoform X3 — MAFLLCASCACLSPTKHSLLAPSAAKPISRSTVSSILCFNRGPYLERFLSPTFSRIWSQKDNDTNELMNECNHRPYLGTWMDLGRKQFEITLAAVIFFLQLTSPVSGTVHEFWSIPSAEAVLYSPETKIPRTGELALRRAIPANTNMKAIQRKPFGTMEGNVKKALKIATDEKESILSSIPVELREEGSVLYASLTDGKGGLKNLLESIKDKDADKVSVGLASSLDIVAQLELLQAPGLSFLLPEPYLNYPRLTGRAVAEFAIEKGDGSTFSPEAGGQSRNTITIQVVLDGYSAPLTAGNFAKLVADGAYNGVKLLSINQAIISDSAMGKAVGYSVPLEIMPSGQFEPLYKTTLNVQDGELPVLPLSVYGAVAMAHNEVSEEYSSPNQFFFYLYDKRNSGLGGISFEEGQFSVCGYTTVGRENLSQIKSGDVIRSAKLVEGQDRLILPKENSN; from the exons ATGGCCTTCCTTTTGTGTGCTTCCTGTGCCTGTCTCTCTCCCACCAAGCATTCACTACTCGCCCCATCTGCTGCAAAGCCGATTTCTCGTTCAACTGTAAGCTCCATACTTTGCTTCAACAGAGGACCTTATCTGGAAAGATTTCTCTCTCCTACATTCAGTCGCATTTGGTCCCAAAAGGATAATGACACAAAT GAGTTGATGAATGAGTGCAATCATCGGCCTTATTTAGGAACATGGATGGACCTAGGAAGGAAGCAGTTTGAGATCACCCTGGCAGCCGTCATTTTCTTTCTCCAGCTAACATCTCCAGTATCTGGGACAGTTCACGAGTTTTGGTCCATTCCTTCTGCTGAAGCAGTGCTTTATTCCCCAGAAACAAAAATTCCTCGGACAGGGGAACTGGCTTTGAGAAGAGCAATTCCAGCTAATACCAATATGAAAGCTATACAG AGGAAACCCTTTGGAACCATGGAGGGAAATGTCAAGAAAGCTCTGAAG ATTGCCACAGATGAAAAAGAGTCCATTCTGTCGAGCATACCAGTTGAATTGAGGGAGGAAGGTTCAGTTCTATATGCATCTCTGACAGATGGGAAG GGTGGACTGAAAAACCTGCTTGAAAGCATCAAGGATAAAGATGCTGATAAAGTGTCAGTTGGCCTTGCATCTTCACTTGATATTGTTGCGCAATTGGAGTTGCTACAG GCTCCAGGATTGTCATTTTTGTTACCTGAACCATACTTAAACTACCCCAG GCTTACAGGGAGAGCGGTTGCTGAATTTGCAATTGAAAAGGGAGATGGTTCAACGTTTTCCCCAGAAGCTGGTGGTCAATCTCGAAAtacaattacaatccag GTCGTCTTGGACGGGTATTCTGCACCACTTACAGCAGGGAACTTTGCAAAACTG GTGGCTGATGGGGCTTATAATGGGGTGAAACTTTTGTCCATCAACCAAGCAATTATCTCAGACAGCGCAATGGGAAAGGCAGTCGGCTACAGTGTTCCCCTGGAGATAATGCCATCTGGGCAGTTTGAGCCACTGTACAAGACAACCCTAAACGTACAG GATGGTGAGCTGCCTGTGCTTCCACTATCTGTTTATGGTGCAGTGGCCATGGCTCATAATGAGGTGTCCGAGGAGTATTCTTCACCAAACcagtttttcttttatctttatGACAAGAGAAAT tCTGGCTTAGGAGGGATATCCTTTGAAGAGGGTCAGTTTTCTGTCTGTGG ATATACTACGGTGGGACGAGAAAATTTAAGTCAGATTAAAAGTGGGGACGTCATTCGATCTGCAAAGCTAGTGGAAGGCCAAGATCGCCTCATACTACCCAAGGAAAATTCGAACTGA